The region TCGGCCGCCTGTACCGCCCTTCCGTCCACAAAGGACGCGAAGTCCTCCAGTGACGTCACCAGTGCGCCGGACTTCGTGTCGAGGATGCCGGTGCTGGTGGAGAAACCGTTGGCCGCGTAGGAGTGGCCGTCCACGAACAGCGTCCACGCCACCATCCGGCCGCTGGCCGAGACCCGCGCCCGGTTCGGGAAGCCGATCAGCGGCACCGTCTTGAGCTCGCGCCGTGACGAGTCCAGCACGGCCAGTTCGCCGGCCTTCAACGCGCTCACCGGCCGCAGGCACGCGGTCGTCCCGCCGGCGGTGTACGCGCGGTCGCACCGCTCCTCGGTCACCTCGCGCGGCCCGGACGGGTCGGTGCTTGACACGGCCGACAGCCTGCCGTTGCTGAGCACTTGGAGGCGCGGGCCGGAGACGGTGCCGGACTCGATGTCGGGTTCGGGGGTGGCGGACAGCGCGGTGTAGCCGACCGCGACGCCGCCCAGCAGGAGGGCCGCGGCGGCGGTCACGGCGATGCGGGCGCGGGTCGACAGCGTGCTCACGGGCGGCGTCCCAACAGTGCGGCGGTGGCGGCGAGTGCGAGGGCCACCCCGAAGGCGGCCAGTCGGGTGGCGGTCTCCGGCCCCCAGAACTGCCAGGCGAGCCCGAACAGCACCGACGACCCGAGGTACGCCAGCGCCTGTCCACTTTGGATCAACGCGATCCCGGTGGTGCGCAACCGCTCCGGCAACTGCGGTCCGGCCAGGGCCATCAGCACGCCGTCGGTGGCGGCGTAGAAGACCCCGTACAGCACCAGCACCGCGACCACCAGCGGCCACCCGCCGAGCGGCCCGAAGATCAGCAGGTACACCGCGATCAGCGCGCCGTACCCGCCCAGCACCACGGGCAGCCGGCCCACCCGGTCGGCCAGTGCGCCCAGCGGCGCGGCCAGCAGCAGGTAGACCAGGCTGGTGCCGACCGCGAGCAGCGGGAACCAGCCGATCGCCAGCCCCTCCCGCTTCTGCAGCAGCAGGTACACGAACCCGTCGCCGATGGTCGCCAGCCCCAGCACGGACGCCGCCAGCACCAGCCGGCGGACGCCCTTGTCCCGCAACAGCCCCGTCACCGCCGACGGCCGGATCGGAGCCGCCGGCACGGCCGAGCGGTGGTCGCGCACGAACATCACCAGGATCACCACCCCCAGTGCGGCGATGCAGAAGCTGGTGACGAACACCGCGTCGAACGACTCGGCCGCCGCCGCGAGCACCGCCAACGCCACCAGCGGCCCGATGAACGCGCCGACCCCGTCCATCGCCCGGTGCACGCCGAACGCCCGCCCGAGGTCGCCGGCCGGCGTGGACAGCGTGATCAGCGCGTCCCGGGGCGCGGTGCGCAGCCCCTTGCCCGCCCGGTCGGCGGTGATCACCGCGCCCAGCAGCGCGGTGGACGTGCCGGCCGCGAGCAGGCCGAGCTTGGCGACCGCGGACAGGCCGTACCCCAGGCCCGCCACGGCTTTGCGCTTGGTGGTCCGGTCGGCCAGGTAGCCGCCGACCAGCCGCAGCAGCGTGGTGGCCCCGGTGTAGACGCCGTCGATCACGCCGTACGCGGCCGGGCTGAGCTGGAGGCCGATGACGAGGTAGAGCGGCAGGACGGCGGTGACCATCTCGGAGGAGACGTCGGTGACCAGGCTGACCGCGCCGAGCGCGACGACGTTGGCGCTGACGCCCTTCCAGCCGCCGGACTTGGGGCGGTCGATGGTGGACAGGTACACGGCAGGACCTTCCTTTCCAGGCGCGCGGGGTGCCGCACCCGGTCGGGGGACCGGGTGCGGCGGCCGGGATCAGTGACAGGCGGTGGTGCCGCTGTCGGTGAAGGACTTGCCCGCTTCGGGCACGAACTGCCAGTCGAAGCTGGTGCTGTGCAACGTCAGCTTCAGCACGCCGTAGGTGTCGCTGTTGCGGACCTCGCTGTTGGGCTTGATGGTGCCGAAGCTGTAGTGGCTGGCGCCGCCCATGCCCGCGACGAACGTGCGGATGCCCCGGGTGTTGTCGAGCGCGCCGCTCGGGTTCTGCGGCGCGAAGCGCTCGTACTGGTGGTTGTGGCCGAACAGCACCACGTCGGCGTTGTAGTCGTACAGGGCCTGGAACAGCGGGCGCGTCGACGTCGACGGGGCGTGGTTCGCGCCCGAGGTGAACAGCGGGTGGTGCCAGTACGCCGCCGTGCACGGCTTGCTGCTGGCCGCCAGGTCGTTGCGCAGCCACGTTTCCTGGGCCGAGCCCGCCGACATCGAGACGTTGGAGTTCAACGAGACGATGTGCCAGTTGCCCAGGTCGAACGAGTAGTAGCCCTGACCGGACGGGCCGGCCTGCGCGCCGAAGTAGCCGTAGTAGCCGGTCGCGCCGCTGGTGTTGTAGTCGTGGTTGCCCGGCGACGGCCGGGTGCGGGCCTTGTGCCTGCCCCACGTCGGGTTGTAGTAGTTGGTGAACTCGCTCGTGGTGCCGTTGTCGTAGACGTTGTCGCCGGTCGTCCAGACGGTGCCGGGGATGTTGTCCAGCAGCGCGGCGGTCGCGCTGTCGCCCGAACCGGAGTTCGAGATGTCGCCCGCGCCGACGAACACCGGGTCGCCGGACTGCGGCGGCGTGGTGGTGGTCGTCGCCGTCGTGCCGGTGGTGACCACTAGCTGCGGAGCGGTCGCGCCGGTCTCCCGCGAGTCGTAGTCGGCCCCGTCGCCGCTGGACGAGGTGACGCCGAAGCTGAACGTGCCGTTGCCCGTGACGTAGGAGGTCACGTCGACCTCGTACCAGGCGTTGCGGGACACCGAGCCGAGTGAGCCGAGCGTGCCGCCGTCGATCGCCGGCTGGTTGTTCCAGGTGACACCGGTCTCCGACCACGTGGTGTCGGTCATCGACCTGAACGTGCCGCCGTTGGGGCTCTGCGAACCCGAGACGTCGTCGGTGTGCACCCGCACCTTGGCGCTGGTGACCGTGCCGGACACGCCCGACACGCCGAACTTGAGGAACAGGCGTTTGACCGGCGAGTTGTCCACGCCGAGCTGACCGGACGCACCGTAGTTCGTGCCGGTCGCGGAGTTGTCGACGTAGGTGTCCGCGGACGGGGTGAAGGTGGTGGTGGCGGCCGACGCGGCGGGTGCGTTGTCGGACGAGGCAACGATGGTGAGGGTGGTCGCGATGAAGACGCCGACGGCGACCACCGCGATGGGGGCCCTGCGACCTGGCATGCCGTAACCCTTCGCTTCCTGATGTACGGGACAAGGGCCTCGCAGACGGTAGGGACGTGTGGGCACGGTGGAGTGATCGCCCGGCGGCAGGGTGGTGAACGGCGGACAAACGCCGTTACCCGCTGCGTTACTCCGCATACTTGCGGTCGTTGAACTACGTGACGGAGTCTCGGGAAGGCGGCGGATGTACGACGTTGTGCTGTTCGGGGCCACCGGGTTCACCGGCGGGCTGACCGCGGCCTACCTGGCCGCGCACGCGCCGGAGGGCACCAGGTGGGCGTTGGCCGGGCGCAACCGGGCGAAGCTCGCCGCGGTGCGCGAGCGGTTGGCCGCGATCTCCCCCGCGGCGGGCGCGTTGGACCTGCTGGTCGCCGACGTCGCCGACGACCGGTCGCTGCGGGCGGTCGCCGAGTCGGCGCGGGTCGTCGCTACGACGGTCGGGCCCTACGTCGAGCACGGCGACGGCCTGGTGGCGGCGTGCGCGCGGGCCGGGACGGACTACGTCGACCTGTGCGGCGAGCCCGAGTTCGTGGACCGGACCTACCTGCGCCACCACTCGACGGCCGTGGCGAGCGGCGCGCGACTGGTGCACTCCTGCGGGTTCGACTCGATCCCGTACGACCTCGGCGCGTACTTCACCGTGCGGCGGCTGCCCGAGGGCGTGCCGATCTCGCTGGAGGGGTTCGTCAGCGCGTCCGCGACCTTCTCCGGCGGCACGTTCCACTCGGCGGTGACGGCGTTCTCCCGGCTCCGGTCGTCGGCCGACGCGGCCCGCGAGCGCCGGCGCGCGGAAGGCCGGCCGGCGGGCCGGGTCGTGCGCGGCCGGGTCGGACCGCCCCGGTACGACCGCCGGGTCGGGGCGTGGGTGCTGCCCGCGCCGACGATCGACCCCCAGGTGGTGCTGCGGTCGGCGGCGGCGCTGGACCGGTACGGCCCGGACTTCCGCTACCGCCACCACATCGCGGTGCGCCGGCTGCCGGTGGCCGCCGGCCTGGTCGGCGGGGTGGGCGCGCTGGTCGCCCTGGCGCAGCTCCCGCCGGCCCGGAAGTGGTTGCTGGAGCGCCGGAAGCCGGGGGAGGGCCCGTCGGCGGCGGAACGCGCCCGGTCGTGGTTCCGGGTGCGGTTCTTCGGCGAGGGCGGTGGGCAGCGGGTGGTGACCGAGGTGTCCGGCGGTGACCCGGGCTACGACGAGACGGCGAAGATGCTCGGGGAATCCGCGCTGTGCCTGGCTTTCGACCACCTGCCCGAGACGCGGGGACAGGTGACGACGGCGGTGGCGATGGGCGACGCGCTGACCTCCCGCCTGGTGGCGGCGGGCATCCGGTTCGAGGTGCGCTGACGAAGGCTGGGGCGTGTCCGCCGGGGTCATGACCGGCCTTGGCCCGGGGCGGCTCGGGGCTGAACGGGGTCGTGAAGAACAGCCTTCCTGCGGACACGCCCTAGTGCAGTTCCCGTTGTGCCGCGCGGAAGACGACGTCGGCGACGCGTTGCAGCGGCGGTGAGTCGAGCTTCCACTGCTGCCAGTACAGCGGCACGTCGACCGGGTGGTCCGGGTGCAGGTGGACCAGGCGGCGGTGACGCTTCACCTGGTGTTCGCTGAGCAGGGCCCAGCCCGCGCCGGCGGCCACGGCGTCCTCGAACACCGGGCCGTCGGGCAGGAGGTGGCGGTGCGCGGACGCGGGGTGGCCGGTCACCGAGCGGCAGAACGCGTCCTGCAGGTCGTCCTTCTCGTCGAACACCACCACCGGCAGGTCCGACAACGGCTTGCCCTGCCACCGTTTCGCGAACGCGCGAGCCGCCACGGCGTGGTACCTCATGCTGCCCAACGGCCGGACGCGGCACCCCTGCACGGGGTGCGGCGACGACGTCACGGCGGCCACCACCAGGCCCTGGCGCAGCGACTCCGCGGTGTGGTCCTGGTCGTCGCGCAGCAGGCCCAGCACGATGTCGTCGTCGTGCGCGAGTTCCTTGACCACGGCCCGGAACCACGTCGACAGCGAGTCGGCGTTGACCGCCACCTGCACGGGCGTCGGGCGTTCGACAAGACCGAGGCCGGCGAACGCGTCCTGTTCCAGCAGCGCGAGTTGGCGGCCGTAGCGGGCGATGACCGTGCCGGATTCGGTCAGGCGCGCGGGTTTCGCGCGGACCAGCAGCACCCGTCCGGTGCGTTGTTCGAGGGCTTTGATGCGTTGGCTGACCGCTGAGGGCGTGACGTGCAGCGCCTTGGCCGCGGCGTCGAACGTGCCCTCGTCCACGACCGCCAGCAGGGTGCGCACCGACTCCGGATCAAGCATCACGAGCGCTGATGATACGTAAGGAACTGTAGCTGGGCTTATCGCCGCTCGGTTCCTAGCGTGGTGGCATGACGTACGCGGTGCTCGCCGGACTCGGGACCGGGCTGTCCCTGATCGTGGTCATCGGTGCCCAGAACGCCCTCGTGCTGCGACAAGGTGTTCTGCGCCAACAAGTCGTGGCGATCGTGGCGATCTGCGCGGTGTCCGACGCGCTGCTCATCGCGTTGGGCGTCGGCGGGGTCGGCACGGTGCTCACCGCGTGGCCGCCGGCGTTGACCGCCGTGCGCTGGTTCGGCGCGGCGTTCCTGATCGGCTACGGGGTGCTCGCGGTGCGGCGGATGCTGCGGCCGACGGCGCTGCGGGTCGGCGGCGCGGCGTCGGCGGCGATCGTCACGTGCCTGGCGTTGACGTGGCTGAACCCGCACGTCTACCTGGACACGGTGGTGCTGCTGGGCACCGCGTCGACCTCGTTCGGCGGCGACCGCTGGTGGTTCGGTCTGGGCGCGATGGCCGGCAGCGTGCTGTGGTTCACCGCGCTCGGGTTCGGAGCGCGGCGGTTGTCGGGTGTGTTCACCCGCCCGTCGGCGTGGCGGGTGCTCGACGGCGTGGTGGCGGTCGTCGTGACGGCCACCGGGGTGTCGCTCGCCCTCGGCTGACGGCCCGGCGCGGCCGTGCACGAGGAGTTCGCCGGCTACGCGTCCCGCCCCGACGAGCCGCGGTGACGGCGCGTCCTCGACCCCCTCAGCCGAGATCGGCGAAGAACGCGCGCACGTCGGCCACGAGCAGGTCCGGGGTTTCCATCGCGGGGAAGTGGCCGCCGCGGTCGAACTCCGTCCACCGCCGCACGTCGTAGGTCTGCTCCACGACGCCCCGCGCCGACAGGATGATGTCCCGGGCGAACACCGCCACCCCGAGCGGCACGGGGCACGGGGGGCCGCCGGGGGTGGATTCGCGGGCGAGCCGGAGCGCGGACCCGGCGGTGCGGGTCAGCCAGTACAGCGCCACGGTCGCGATCAGCCGGTCGTCGTCGAGCCCGGACTCCGGGTCCTTCCACGCGTCGAACCGGTCGCCCACCCAGCCGAGCAGGCCCGCCGGCGAGTCGGTGATCCCGTAGGCCACGGTCTGCGGTCGGGTCGAGTGCATCACCTGGTAGCCGGGGCGCTGCGCGAGGAACCGCCGGATCGCCCCGACGCGGTCGACGTCTTGCGGCGAGAGTCCCTCGGTGCTCGCGGGCGGGGGCGTGGGCAGGTAGTTCACGTGCACGCCGACCACCTTCTCCGGGGCGATCGCGCCCAGCGCCAGGGAGATCCCGGAACCGAAATCGCCGCCCTGCGCGCCGTACCGGTCATACCCCAGCCGCTGCATCAGCACGGCCCACGCGCGGGCGACCCGGTCGACGCTCCAGCCCCGGTCGTGGGTCGGGCCGGCCGGGCCGAAGCCCGGGATGGACGGGATGACCAGGTGGAAGTCCCGGGACAGCGGCTCGATGACGTCGAGGAAGTCGAGCACGGAACTGGGCCAGCCGTGGGTCAGCACCAGCGGCAGGGCGTCCGCGCGGGGCGAGCGGACGTGCAGGAAGTGCACCCGCTGGCCGTCGATCGCGGTGGTGAACTGCGGCCACTGGTTGAGCGCGGCCTCCTGCGCCCGCCAGTCGAACGCCTGCCAGCGCGCGGCCAGCTCACGGGTCCGGGCCAGCGGCTGGCCGTAGCCCTCGCCGGGTTCCTCCTCCGGCCAGCGGGTGCGGGCCAGGCGGTCGCGCAGGTCGTCCAGGTCGGCCTGGGGGATGTCCAGCGTGAACGGCTCGATCATGACGACTCCGTTGGTCTCACCAATGTTGGTGAGACCAACAGTAGCCGTTGTCGTTGGCCCTGCCAACGAATAATTCCGGACCGCGGGGGACGCCGGTCGTGCGCCCCGCGGCACGACCGGCGGTTTCCGCGACCGGGGACGAGCCGACCCCTCGACAGCTCGTCCGCCGCGCGGAAGCGCTACGCCGGGTCCGCCGGCACGTCCGGCAGCGGCCCGACGACCCGGGTGGCGCCGAGCGCCAACCCGAGCTGGAACCGGTTCTCCACGCCCACCCGGTCCATCAGCGCCCGCATCGTGTACGCGATGGTGCGCTGGCTGATGCCCAGCTGCTGCGCCGCGGACGAGTCCGTGTGGCCCTCGGCGAGCAGGCCCAGCACGGCCTGCTCGCGGGATGTCAGCTCGATCGGCGACACGCCGC is a window of Saccharothrix espanaensis DSM 44229 DNA encoding:
- a CDS encoding MFS transporter — translated: MYLSTIDRPKSGGWKGVSANVVALGAVSLVTDVSSEMVTAVLPLYLVIGLQLSPAAYGVIDGVYTGATTLLRLVGGYLADRTTKRKAVAGLGYGLSAVAKLGLLAAGTSTALLGAVITADRAGKGLRTAPRDALITLSTPAGDLGRAFGVHRAMDGVGAFIGPLVALAVLAAAAESFDAVFVTSFCIAALGVVILVMFVRDHRSAVPAAPIRPSAVTGLLRDKGVRRLVLAASVLGLATIGDGFVYLLLQKREGLAIGWFPLLAVGTSLVYLLLAAPLGALADRVGRLPVVLGGYGALIAVYLLIFGPLGGWPLVVAVLVLYGVFYAATDGVLMALAGPQLPERLRTTGIALIQSGQALAYLGSSVLFGLAWQFWGPETATRLAAFGVALALAATAALLGRRP
- a CDS encoding LysR family transcriptional regulator ArgP; this encodes MLDPESVRTLLAVVDEGTFDAAAKALHVTPSAVSQRIKALEQRTGRVLLVRAKPARLTESGTVIARYGRQLALLEQDAFAGLGLVERPTPVQVAVNADSLSTWFRAVVKELAHDDDIVLGLLRDDQDHTAESLRQGLVVAAVTSSPHPVQGCRVRPLGSMRYHAVAARAFAKRWQGKPLSDLPVVVFDEKDDLQDAFCRSVTGHPASAHRHLLPDGPVFEDAVAAGAGWALLSEHQVKRHRRLVHLHPDHPVDVPLYWQQWKLDSPPLQRVADVVFRAAQRELH
- a CDS encoding CBM96 family carbohydrate-binding protein — encoded protein: MPGRRAPIAVVAVGVFIATTLTIVASSDNAPAASAATTTFTPSADTYVDNSATGTNYGASGQLGVDNSPVKRLFLKFGVSGVSGTVTSAKVRVHTDDVSGSQSPNGGTFRSMTDTTWSETGVTWNNQPAIDGGTLGSLGSVSRNAWYEVDVTSYVTGNGTFSFGVTSSSGDGADYDSRETGATAPQLVVTTGTTATTTTTPPQSGDPVFVGAGDISNSGSGDSATAALLDNIPGTVWTTGDNVYDNGTTSEFTNYYNPTWGRHKARTRPSPGNHDYNTSGATGYYGYFGAQAGPSGQGYYSFDLGNWHIVSLNSNVSMSAGSAQETWLRNDLAASSKPCTAAYWHHPLFTSGANHAPSTSTRPLFQALYDYNADVVLFGHNHQYERFAPQNPSGALDNTRGIRTFVAGMGGASHYSFGTIKPNSEVRNSDTYGVLKLTLHSTSFDWQFVPEAGKSFTDSGTTACH
- a CDS encoding saccharopine dehydrogenase family protein; its protein translation is MYDVVLFGATGFTGGLTAAYLAAHAPEGTRWALAGRNRAKLAAVRERLAAISPAAGALDLLVADVADDRSLRAVAESARVVATTVGPYVEHGDGLVAACARAGTDYVDLCGEPEFVDRTYLRHHSTAVASGARLVHSCGFDSIPYDLGAYFTVRRLPEGVPISLEGFVSASATFSGGTFHSAVTAFSRLRSSADAARERRRAEGRPAGRVVRGRVGPPRYDRRVGAWVLPAPTIDPQVVLRSAAALDRYGPDFRYRHHIAVRRLPVAAGLVGGVGALVALAQLPPARKWLLERRKPGEGPSAAERARSWFRVRFFGEGGGQRVVTEVSGGDPGYDETAKMLGESALCLAFDHLPETRGQVTTAVAMGDALTSRLVAAGIRFEVR
- a CDS encoding epoxide hydrolase family protein, producing the protein MIEPFTLDIPQADLDDLRDRLARTRWPEEEPGEGYGQPLARTRELAARWQAFDWRAQEAALNQWPQFTTAIDGQRVHFLHVRSPRADALPLVLTHGWPSSVLDFLDVIEPLSRDFHLVIPSIPGFGPAGPTHDRGWSVDRVARAWAVLMQRLGYDRYGAQGGDFGSGISLALGAIAPEKVVGVHVNYLPTPPPASTEGLSPQDVDRVGAIRRFLAQRPGYQVMHSTRPQTVAYGITDSPAGLLGWVGDRFDAWKDPESGLDDDRLIATVALYWLTRTAGSALRLARESTPGGPPCPVPLGVAVFARDIILSARGVVEQTYDVRRWTEFDRGGHFPAMETPDLLVADVRAFFADLG
- a CDS encoding LysE/ArgO family amino acid transporter, which produces MTYAVLAGLGTGLSLIVVIGAQNALVLRQGVLRQQVVAIVAICAVSDALLIALGVGGVGTVLTAWPPALTAVRWFGAAFLIGYGVLAVRRMLRPTALRVGGAASAAIVTCLALTWLNPHVYLDTVVLLGTASTSFGGDRWWFGLGAMAGSVLWFTALGFGARRLSGVFTRPSAWRVLDGVVAVVVTATGVSLALG
- a CDS encoding TolB-like translocation protein, with the translated sequence MSTLSTRARIAVTAAAALLLGGVAVGYTALSATPEPDIESGTVSGPRLQVLSNGRLSAVSSTDPSGPREVTEERCDRAYTAGGTTACLRPVSALKAGELAVLDSSRRELKTVPLIGFPNRARVSASGRMVAWTLFVDGHSYAANGFSTSTGILDTKSGALVTSLEDFASFVDGRAVQAADRNYWGVTFTADDNRFYATMSTGGHRYLMAGDFAARTVTALAENVECPSLSPDGKRIAYKAAVNGDPQQGWRLSTMDLATLAVTPLAETRSVDDQPAWLDENTIAYGMQRSDGVNDVWTVPADATGTPSVLVQEANSPAPL